The genomic window TTTAAAAAGAACGCAAAGCTCATCATATCCTTTAGCATTGCACCTCAAACAAATGCAAAGCCTATATTTAAAGAGTTTCATTTCAGAACGCCAAAAAAAAACTCCGTGACTCTCATTTCCTACAAAGGCAGCTGTAGcttcctgtgttttttattttggtttgccAACTCCTTCACTCaaaaagaaggaggagacagTCACACAACATGTTCACATTGTTCATTCAGTAACGTGAACAGGTGAAGTTACATTATATTCCGgttacattttctctctccGCATGGTCCCAACACCACAAAGCTTCAGAAAGCTTTCCGatacttttactttgaaattgtATGCAGGCCAACAGGTGACGAGTCTGAAGTTCAGTCCTGCAGTCGGACAGCTGCTGTATACACATGTTGCACAGATTTATCTGTCAGGAAACCTGCGGTCAGTTCAGTCACTTCAAGAGAGAAAATGTCGCACTGGACTGAAATGGAAAAAGATGTAAGtgattgacctttttttttgtttgttttgtttttgtttttgtttgttgcgttagcaggatgtttttgtttggtaGCCCAGCTAGGCTTTATTATAAAGCATAATATTTGCCATCATATGTTGGCTAGGCTAAATTACATTCAGCTTATTTCCCCACCTGTGTATATACAGTTGAATACAACATATTTAATTGTTCCTGTTTGTACAACAAACAAGGAAGTTTTCTAAAAGAATGACGCCTTTTACTCACATGCATGGAGCAGAGGTCTCATAATACCAGAGGAGGGCGCTGTTGTCTCCCACCGGGCTCATGATGTTGTGGTGCTCGGGTTTCATGGCCGCCCTGCTTGACTGTGGTCTCCCCGTGTGACAGGAGCTCGACAGGCAGTATTCCCCCAGCCGGTGGTCGCACAGGATGTCTGCAGACGACGTGATCAAGGCTCATGTGAAGGCTTTAAAGGAAGGTCGGTCTGTTTTGAAGCTACACGCTATAATACGCAACAATACACAGGAATCCTGTTGTGGCGAATAGGCAGGCCGAACACAGGTGTAATGCCAAGTGTTGTATCACTTTGAAAGTCTGGCTCCATGTGAATCATTTTAACCCgagcttgtttttaaagatattttgacTGACATACtaaaaaaatgctttgacaGATTACTCTTACATTTAACACCGTTTGAAACAAAATCTGTCTTTATGTTTATGGCTGCAGTAGTAACgtactgtaaacatttttttcaatttaatttgTGGCAATTTCTAGACGGTTTTATATCTATGATGGatgtaagcattttttttttatcacacataaataaacacatgctAAATATTTTTGCTCTTTGTTACATTTGGTGagcatgatgtttttttttgaaggtGATGATTGGAAAATGAGGGTCTCTAAAGCATGTTACCCCTCCCTCTTTATTTAATGTCTTAATTAGAGAGCTGACAACAGTGGAataacaggaagtgttgggggACAAGAGATGGGGAATGTCATGCAACAGAATTCCCCAGCCGGATTTGAACAGGGGATGTTGTGTTCCTGATCAGGGGCCTCAAACCCGAGGGTTTTTATGTGGCCCCCATTAGACACAGTTTTTGAATTAAACAACTGAACAGAAATGCCTTAATTTGTCTGAGGCAGTTAATTTAATACCTAACATATCAAGAAACTAAATCACATTCATGCCAAAAGCTTGCTAACAGTGAGCTACTAAACTCAGAAATATGACAAGAATAATGTAAAGCTAAATGAATTCagtactcccccccccccccccccctgtttttATATTAACACAGCTTCCCCTTGTTTCTGTTCAGGTACGGAGCAGGCCCGTGGTCTGGCTCAGACTTTGCTCAATGTGCCGTAtggagagggagatggagagaaactGGATGTCTACATACCCAGCACAAACTCTTTGGGTACGGACATGTGTGACTGCCATGACAACCAGTCTCACCCCCATTGTCAGGCTTCAAACATACAGAATCCATGATGACTAACAGGACTGATTCCCTCTGTTTCAGATGTCCCGCTTGTTATCTACATACATGGAGGCTACTGGCAGTTTCTCAGGTACATGTTTAGACTGCAGTGCAAATATCTTTTTGtttaagtttttaaatgttgatgtttttggcTCACACAGCAAGGAGGAGTCAGGATTCATGGCTGTTCCACTCGTTGACAAAGGCGTAGTGGTGGTTGCAGTTGGCTATGACATTGCCCCTAAAGGTGCAGGTTTTCACATGTCTCAAAATGTCGTTTCgggaaaaatgtttttggagTTGACCTGGGAATGTTGgctcctccctgtctcccttCTTTTTCAGGAAACATGGACCTCATGGTGTCTCAAGTCCGCAGGAGTGTCGTGTCTGTTGTTCAGCAGTATTCTCACATCAGGTGCCTAGGCTTGTTTTCTGACCTCGTCCAGTTCATCCTTCTCATCATCACaaatgctctgtgtgttttgaatgAGCTGTCACTCATCTCTCCTCAGTGGGCTGTACCTGTGCGGTCACTCTGCTGGAGCTCACCTGGCGGCCATGGTCCTCTCAACTGATTGGTCCGAGTACAGCATCACTCCTCCGATCAAAGGTAAGGGTAAAGTGAAGCAGCACAGGTGACAGACACGGCAGACATTGGCCCCTCATGactaaaaaacataaatcagaAATACAAGATCTAGACAAAGATGACGATGCAAAGAtaatatatgattttttttttttttttgtcttctaggTGCTTTTCTAGTCAGTGGCATATATGATCTCCTG from Labrus bergylta chromosome 1, fLabBer1.1, whole genome shotgun sequence includes these protein-coding regions:
- the afmid gene encoding kynurenine formamidase isoform X1, which encodes MSHWTEMEKDELDRQYSPSRWSHRMSADDVIKAHVKALKEGTEQARGLAQTLLNVPYGEGDGEKLDVYIPSTNSLDVPLVIYIHGGYWQFLSKEESGFMAVPLVDKGVVVVAVGYDIAPKGNMDLMVSQVRRSVVSVVQQYSHISGLYLCGHSAGAHLAAMVLSTDWSEYSITPPIKGAFLVSGIYDLLPILATYVNEPLKMTEEVAVRNSPSKLVPQLKLSSSSCHIVMAVAENDSPEFRKQSEDYFKTVEATGLKVTLEDVANTDHFSIIEQLVDGEYHLTKLLLKMMGKS
- the afmid gene encoding kynurenine formamidase isoform X2, which codes for MSADDVIKAHVKALKEGTEQARGLAQTLLNVPYGEGDGEKLDVYIPSTNSLDVPLVIYIHGGYWQFLSKEESGFMAVPLVDKGVVVVAVGYDIAPKGNMDLMVSQVRRSVVSVVQQYSHISGLYLCGHSAGAHLAAMVLSTDWSEYSITPPIKGAFLVSGIYDLLPILATYVNEPLKMTEEVAVRNSPSKLVPQLKLSSSSCHIVMAVAENDSPEFRKQSEDYFKTVEATGLKVTLEDVANTDHFSIIEQLVDGEYHLTKLLLKMMGKS